Below is a window of Stigmatopora nigra isolate UIUO_SnigA chromosome 3, RoL_Snig_1.1, whole genome shotgun sequence DNA.
GCGCGCCGCCGTACCTGCAAATGTAACACAGTCGCCGGTCATTTCCAAACagcgtggaaaaaaaaaaaaatcgtactTATCTTAGCCGTACTTGgcattttggtcatttcttgAATTACCTGAAGTGGATGTTGAGAAGCGGAGCGTCGCTGAACTCCGACACGCACTCGATGTTAAGCACCTGCTGTACTTGAGCACCCGCCTCCACCACGGGATCCACCGCTTTGGCGTGCACGTCCACGTGTGCGTTCGGgattaaagattaaaaaaaaactgggcgTCGTGGCCGTGGGGCgggcggcaaaaaaaaaaaaaaacaataaaaaacaaccgGCAAAAGGATATGAGCTCTGAGCTCGTCGTCGGCGCTCACCCACGACGAAAAGCCGACAAACTGGATGGACGTCTTGTTGCCGAAAAACACGTACATGCGACCTGGAAGAGAGATAGGGGCGTGGTCAACCGCGCACAACGGCGGATAGGACGGATCCACGGACAGTGACGGTATAAAGCCCCTCACCCAAATTGTGGCGGTACTCCGACTTGAGGCCGATCTGTAAAAGTTGATTCTCGTAGAGGACGCCGTTGTTCTTGCACACAAACCTGTGGCCACACACAAAAAGCCAAACTAAGAATCAAATCATATTTGGaaagaaacatttgttttttttaaacatatgtcGCCTTTGATGACCCGGCTCAAAGGCTTAAGGCAGGTCAACAAATGCACGGCCAATCTTTGGATTCTtgcggaaaaaaaatcatccaaatgTCATCAAACGTCGTATCATTTTGGGGCAAAACCAACCTGCCAAAACTTTCCTCGGAAACTTCGGGGGTGAAGTCCAAGGCGGGGCCAAACGCGGAAGCCGGATCCGGGGCGGGGTCCGGGGGGGCCGCGTCCGACGTCACGTCGATCAGGAGACTGGAGTGGGCCGCGGGTGGCGAGTTCAGGTTGAGCAGGTCGTTCAAGGCGTGCGCTGACGAATTCTGGGGGGAGTAGCAAAGATGGAATCAATCGTCTCCAAAGCATTCCTTGCTTGTCAATGCCGGCCGGGCGGCAATTTCTGACTACCATTTACTACTCATTTCAACGTTCCTGTTATTCCCGGGAACAAACGAGTAAGAGCGGAAACGCGTGGCTGGCGCGCAACTTCATTCTAGGACACAACTTTAGCAATTAGCATTAGCAGTCAGAAACAGAACACGCCACACGTCAGGCCTTAGTTCAAACGCAGTTAGTATCTGCAGTACCGGGACAGGAATAGAGTGGGCGGGGCGGGGCCTGTTGGCCAGAGGTGCCGCCGTCTTCGGCGGACCAAACCACTGACCAAAGCCAGGCGGGAAAAGAAAATAGGACCGTTACGAAAAGAGAGCCAAAAGTGGCCAAAATGAAAAGCGGGCACGACAGTATTACCTGGCCAACGGCGGGGTGGCCGTTCTCGTCGTCGTGATCCGGACGGCCGTTGGCGGGGCGGCGCGTGTCGTCCACGCCAACGGCCACTTTGCCTGctcctcctttctttttcttcaatttggCCAGGATGGAAGACTCCCTTTCGGGGAAAGGCGGCATTTCCTCCAGTACGGTGGcctgagagagagggggaggtaaGTGGGAGGAGTCCCATGACCGCCGTGGGAGGAGTCCACCCACCCCCCCCCTGGCGCCTACCAGGATGTCGGTGGTGGCGATGGAGCTGAGGCGCAGGTACTCCACGGCTCGCTGCTGCAACTCCACGTCGGCGTTGCGCAGCTGGCCGTCCGAGCGCAGAACCTCCTGGATGGTGCCCTTCACCTCCGGGAACAGGTTGATCAACTTGATGTAAGCCGACAGCAGCAGCGCCCGCGTGGACACCGAGCACAGGTGGAACTTGGAGTGGAGGAGCCGGAACTGGACCAGCGGGCTGAAAAGCACCAGAGCAACAGCGTTTGCCGTTTGGGCCGAGCCACGACGGCGCCCGTGCGCGCGCCTTCCCGCCTTCCCGCCTTCGTACCTGGATCGCGGATCTCCGGCAATCAGGTTGCCAAACTCGCCCAGGATGTAGCCTCCCACTTTCAGCAGGTTCTCGTGACAGGCGGGCGCTTGAAGAGCCTGCCGGGGAACGGCGCCACGTCAATGGCCGTCCGGGGCGTGCCCCAAACACGCCCGTCTTCACCTCAAAGACGGTCTTGGCGGCGTAGCCCTGCACGTCGTCCCGGTTGATGACGATCTGGATGACGCGGTACCACACTTCCTCGCTGACGTGGTCGCCGGCCACGCGGATGAGGTTGAGGATGGTGTCCACGTACCACGTGTAGTCCACCGCGTACTTCTCGGCCAGGATGGCCACTTTCAGCACCTGGGGAGGAGGAGAGACGGCGCCAGTCGTTCAATTTGTGGAAAagtttcaactttttttctttgcaccGTATTTACCGGCCTTAAAAGATGCCGTGGGTATCGGCAAAGAATCTCTGGACAAAGCAGATATGGATAGGATTGTATCGATATTGAGCGTACGTACTATTTCCTCTCGGATGGAGTAGTCGGCGTTCTCCAGGTAGCTCAGCATCTCGGCCACGATCTGCTTGGCGTTGCTGCGGTCGCACATGGCGTACAGGAGGTCCACGGCACGCTGGCGGACGCTCACGTCTCGCTCCGTCTGACCGGCCGGCCGTCAAGGGATAGCAAGTCAGTcagttcaaaacaaaaacacacaaaaatggggCGGTAAGTCAAAAGTGTATAATAGACAAAGATTAAATCAGTGCTTCTTAATCTTGTTGGAGCTACCCAAGCAAGCCCACCGCTTTCACTAAACCCTTCTTTagtgtcaaataaaaaaaaagtgactccaCACCTGGATTGAACGCACTGTGAGGCCGGCATTTACGTGAAATAGAAAATGTAGGCAATATCTAACAAATTCAATAAACCAAGTGTAAAATCTCAGGTCAAAGGGAAaaagaattgaaaaacaaaaagagtaaAGAGCCATGAAATGAGTGACGGGtctcatttccattttcttgCTAGTGCaattgacgaaaaaaaaaaaaaaaagttaaaaagtcTAGCCTCTGGAATCaacggggaagaaaaaaaaattggggcaATGATGGACcatttcattggctgccattgacgccaaCAGATTGTTTTGCAGTGAGGGGGTCGGAAGCAAATGAAAGAACATTCTTTCATTTgcctaagaaaagaaaaaaaatcccacgtcGCCAAAATAAGAGGAGGGAGAAAATGCGGCTGACCTTGAGGGCGTTGATGACGGTGTCCATGTGCGTCTTGACGGCCTCGTGGGAGAACTCGGAGCTGGCCAGCGTGCACATGCTCTCCAGGGCCAAGTAGCGCAAGTTGGTTTCCCGGTGCTGGAGGAACTGACCCAGCTGGTTACACGCTCGGACCAGCAGGGTGGGCTCGCTACCGCGCACAACAAATGACACATACGTCAATATCCGGCGTCAAcctataccatattttcaccactataaagacgcacataaaagtctgaaatgttctccaaaatagacagcttTATATTGGCACTAATACTAAAATGGTTCTCACTGAGtggatagggtacaccatcctccACAGCTCTCAAAACTATGGCAAGCAGCCCTCGACTAGTAAAAGtagtgcgcagtgactgctgggaaatgtagtagttcttttgtcaatacacccaatggattgtggcctgtatacatggacatcaacacagcttgacCAAGaaactttgatggatttgtgggtgatgatgacgcgaGTACATTGTAAAGCGGCTCAATAAAGTACAACCCAACTCACTTtggcttccgttgcctttttaaaaaggtctTTTTAGCGTGTGTGTCTCCGTATGTTTAAACTGGTGTGTTTTGCCATGCCCGGCCggctgcgtctataaaaacCATGCGtcctttgcgtgtgtgtgtcaaatacagacaTAGCACtcattactgacactgcgcctttaaatgccatgtgccatatagtcgtgaatatacggtctatatttatctttttttttaaaagagccaACGCACCTGTCGTGGTGGATGATGAGCGAAATGGCTTCGAAGAGCACGGCGTTCTTGGCGTTGGAATGCTGGACCTTCTTGGACTTGGGCGGTTCCTGGGCCTTGTTCAAGATGGTCTCCAGACATTCCGTCAGTCGACTCCGCAGCGACGTGTCCTCTGCCGGGgcgggacggacggacggagggaggAGTTTCAGCGCCGTCGTGGCGTTTCAAAATTTCTAAACAAAAATGGGCGCCCACCGGGTGGCGGGTAGCACTGCAGCAGTCTCAGCAGTTTGACGGAGAGCCACGGCGCCGCCACAAAGTAGTACGTGTAGTCCTGAAGGTCGATGGCGGCCGACGTCACGATCTGCAAAAGGAGCCGGGAGCACGCGTTGGAGTCAAAGgccacggggggggggggggggggggggggtgccgggCTCGGCCACCCACCCTGCTGAGCCGGGCCACCGCCAGCGACACGGCCGTTTTGAAATCCTCCGGATTCTTCTGGGCCAGCCTGACGATCAAACTGGTGGCCGCCGTCACCACGCCctgagaaataaaacaaaaaacggcCAGGTCATGGCGGGCGAATAAACAAAGCTGCCAAAATCAAACAGACTTAGATGGAGCTCAAACTTTGGCGCTAACGTTGCAAGAAGCCGACCTAGCGCCATCTACTTTTCGCTAGAGAGAGAGTATTCCAATTGGTGTCACGTCAAGAAAGCTCCCGCCCCGTCGCCAGTAAATCAAAGCATGCAATTGCGACGCAAGTTTGAAGTGTTCCAGATCAACGTACCACTTGGCAATGGTTTGTGGTTGGGGAGGCTAAATACATAAAGGTACATCAATAAATGGGGCTTTGTCAAGGCAAGTTTTACCAAATGCTGGTCGTTAAGCAGGTGGACCACTCTGGCCGTCCACTCGCCCACGGGCACCAGGTCGGGCGACGTCTTGTTGAGGCGCAGCAGGCACAGCGCCGCGCTCTGCTTCACGCTGTCCATGGTGTCCCTGACAGAGACAAAATCAACTCTTCTTCAACCCAAGCTTTCTCCAAAAAGAAACCAAAGACGCCAACGACTATTCCTCACCCCGCCACTAGGATGCGCGGCACCTCGGAGGCAAAGGCCTCGGCCATTTCACGGCTGCCCACGTTGGCGATGCAGTGGAGCGCCAGGTTCATGAAGGTGGGGTTGCGGCTGTTCAGGTCGTTCCGCAGGCCGTTGTTGATCAGGCTGATCAGCTCGCTGTTGGAGTTGACCAGCACCGAGATGAACAGGTAGCCCTGGCGGGACACACCGACCGGAAGGGGTTAGGGTGGGGCGGATTAAAACTGCTCCTCGGTGAGGGCCGCTTGGGCTTTTTGGACCGAGCCAACCAGCACAGACTTAGCTGACAAAGTTGAATGAGGTCAAAGTCATCcaatacattgcatttttattcagGAACAACAAGGAAGAAAAGGTGCATTTGGGGGTTTAGACACTTGacgttttgttttggttttgtctTTGGCTTCACTAGCCTTTGAGAGGCCAACGAGAATGTCATCAACTACTGAAAAGCAAAGCGGCCTTACAATTTGTTTCTCCGTGTATTTGTTGGAACTGAGCAGATTGACGGCCTCCATGTGTCCAAAGTCGATATCGTGGCCCAGGAGGAAGATGAAAAGCAGCTTGCACACATACTTTTTCTTGCTGTAGCCATCCAGAGCCTTGTCACCTGGAGCAGATATAGCATTTCACTTACAGAATCTAAATTGAATGCCAACAGCGGTAAGACGTgctccagaaaaaaacaattccatttCCCATACGATCCCACGAGGTATATCGCTAGACTTCATTATAcctgcttgctttggacccattgtttttcccttcaTACTGCACCGactaacccaaaaaaaatacggaaaaaaaaatgcaccgcaatccactgattgtaacACAGCACATTTGTGGAAAGCTTCCCTCTTTGGAGATTGGAACTAAAGCACCCCCGCAGCCACTGCGGGCGGCCCTCTCATGATCAGTATTGGGCTTGACTTACCTTTAAATTTTGATCGAATGTTGGCTAGCTCCTTGTTGATTCTCTTGATCTCTGCCTCTTTACTTTTACCTGAAAATACAATACAGACGTGATGAAAATCTATagctacatatacatatacatatatatatatacatatatatacatatatatatacatatacatatatatacacatatatatatatatatatacacatatatatatatatatatatatatatacacatatatatatatatatatatatatatatatatacacatatatatatatatatatatatacacatatatatatatatatatatatacacatatatatatatatatatatatatacacatatatatatatatatatatatacacatatatatatatatatatatacacatatatatatatatatatatatatatatacatatatatatatatatatatatatacacatatatatatatatatatatatacacatatatatgtgtatatatatatatatatatatatatatatgtgtatatatatatatatatatatatatatatatatatatatatatatatacacacatatatatatatatatatatatacacacatatatatatatatatatatatacacacacatatatatatatatatatatatatatatatatatatatatatatatatatatatatatatatatatatatatatatatatatatatatatatatatatatatatatatatatatatatatatatatatatatatatatatatatatatatatatatatatatatatatatatatatatatatatatatatatatatatatatatatatatatatatatatatatatatatatatatatatatacacatatatatttatatctatatcaaCTATATCGAATTTTgttcaattcacacaaaaaactaCAGCTAGTGGCCTCTCTTTGGTATTGTTTAAAGGCAGACTTTTGCGTTAAAAGTGACGGTCGCACCCTTCGTCGTGGCTTCGAGCTAATGGCTAATTAGCTCGCCAGCTAGCTGTCAGTCAGTCAACAATCTGCATTTCAAAGTTACGAGCGTACAAAACTCAGAGAGCCATCGACATGATTCGTAATCGTTCCCCGAGACGACTCCTCGTTTAAATTAGAGCCTGTCCCAATGTCGAGTTGTTTCTTATCCTATCGGCTAACTTGGATAAACTTACAGTTCCTAATGTCAGGAATGGTTTCGAGCTAATAGCTAATTAGCTCGTCAGCTAGCTGTCAGTCAGTCAACAATTTGCACTTCAAAGTTACGAGCGTACAAAACCCAGAGAGCCGTCGAAATCATTCGTAATCGTTCCCCGAGACTCGTTTAAAGTCGAGCCAGTCCCAAAGTCGAGTTGTTTATTATCCTATCGGCTAACTTGGATAAACTTACAGTTCCTAATGTCGGAGATGAAGACGGCCAGGCCGCGCATTCCGTCCCCTTTCGACACCGCCGGCATGTCGTCGTTCTCCCGCTAAGGCCACACGTTTTGTCCCCAGGTCCACGCTCTCTCCCGGCGGCCAGGCAGGGTAGGCCGTCCTTCACGCTGGATTCAGGCCGGCCAGCCAGCAAGCGACGGCGGCGGGGGGTCGGGCTGGGAGGCAGACTGGATCGTGCGTCCCCGCAAGGACCCAGACGGCAGGAAACAAGCTGGCCGGCCGCGTTCCGTTCCGAGCACGAAACGCCCTCTTCTGAGTCGCGGTACAATTTGCTGTGAAGATAACTAGACAACACGCAGAGTTCTAAGGTTAAAGTCACTCgctactgacttttttttttacattcgtTTGTTTGCATGTGTAAATAGGAAACGTACTGTACGGAATCGTATTGCATTAATTCACTCCTAAACAAcctcagaaaataaatattttttaaaacagagTTGTAATTgatcaataatttaaaaataaaacaagcgcAAAAAAGTGTGAATTTGAAAAGCGGTCAGGGTTTTTTTCACCAATGACAATTTATGCCCACCCTATCTCCCCATTCCCGTCAGTGAGTCGTTCGCGAACGTCACTATCCTACAGCAGATGTCACCGCGACCGTAGAAGAAGACAGCGACTCATAATACTTCACGAGCATCCCGAAGGTCGTTTTTCGCTATGAGAAAGCTTCTTCTCTCGTGACGCATTACGCCCAGTGCGCGCGTGCGTGGCTCTACTCATGCACGCGCAATTCATTCTCGGTGGCGAGCTCGCGTCCGTGCATTTCGTGGCCCTAGCTAGCTCGGTAGGTATCTAGCTaacctagctagctagctacagTTAGCTCCTCGAAGTAATAACGTTTGTATGTTGGCTGGAGAAATGCTGCAAAAGGAGAGAAAACGTCGACGATTTCACGAACTACTTCGAGCTTCGTTACGTCAAGCTGGTTGGACGCTTTTCTTTCACGTCTTTGCTAAACACCGACATTCGTGACCATTTTGTTCAACATACCTTGTCCGATGCCCGTGCTTGTTGCATTGTATCTTTAGGCTACACGGGAGCAATAATAAAGAACTTGAGAAGTGCAGAAGCATCCACATCGCAAGTGGTTCCTCACATCACTGAAGATGCCATTTCCGGTAATACTACTTGACTACTGTGTCATCTATACGAGGAGTGTTTGACCTTAGCGATTGGATACTTTCCATGAAAGTCAACCAAGTGTGCAACAATACAGACACCAAAGTACGCATGCGCGTAATAGGTTGGAATACACTACAGGTTCTAGTATGCGCCCGTCAACAATTGATAGtacgtatatatttttatatgtatatattaaaaagatgTCGCTGTTTAATATGCTTTATTACAGGGGCATCTTTTTTCCACCAACATAAAGAAAATTCCCTACCTTAATTAGTTGCCGTTGACGGCCATGGACGTCCAAATTGATTTTGACTCCCAGTCAAAGTGTCCCGTCAACATCCAAAGACAGTCCTCCCAGTTGTGACAAATTGGACGTCTGTGCTTGTCAATGGCCTCGTGGGGAAGAGAGACATAAAATCACATTATTTTATAGGCCATGAGTTGACCTTCAAGAGACACTCTTTGTTTGCTCTATTTATTGACGGCAACATTTCATGAGGAAGATAAAAGACAAATGgtgcacaaaaaaatggtcattcTTTTATGTACGGATAACGGCTGCGCCATATGACGATATTAGATTGTTGATACGTTGACTATCGTGAGCCCTTGTGAACCTGACGGAAatgaccaacacacacacacacacacccaataACTTGGAAAGTCATGAATACAATTGCGTGCATTAACCCGTCCactttcattttaatggcaGCTGAAGAAAGAGCCGATTCGCCCGCTGAAGATAACGTGGGCCATGTCGTCCTTAAGTAGTTATTTTATCGTTGATTCATAATCCAAATGATCCATATCATCCATTCTGTTTTTTAGCTGTGGAAGAAATTGCTTTTATCCAAGGGGAGCATGTTGATGCTGCTAGTAAGTTCAAGTCTAGCCAATAGAATTAGCGTTTCATGGTGGTGTGCTGATTTTGTTGCTGCATTGTACACAGGCACGTACACGGGCACTAAACAATGTATTgattcatattttccattttctaggTGTATGCCGCAGTGAAACCTCGCCTTCcacttttcaacatttttcctCCAGTACCGGTAATGAACATTTGCCCGGTAGATTGCGTTCCAAttggttctctctctctctctgtgtctcccCATCTGGCAGCTCAATAAGTGCTAGGTTCCCAATCCAATCACGTGATCGCCAATCAGAACCAATCACGTCATTTTCAGACGATGCGAATGGCTCGTCCACGGGGATGCGCCGTGCGTCGGTCTTGAAATGTTGTAGCCCACATCGACTTGGATAGACGGCTACATTTGGCAAGCCTAGCGGTCCGGAGCGCAACACCATTCTCTTTGTGTCCCGCAGACTCCGACGTAGAAGACCTCCATCCCGAGCGGCGAGAGCAGTTTGCTCTTTCCCACGCGGTGGCCCTTCCCCGAGACGCCGTCGCCGTGGTGGACCAGGAGGAGGACGGAGGCCCGCGACGTGACGGGGCGGTTGGCGCCGGCAAGAAAACATTTCAGTGTCCCTTCTGCGACAAAAGCTTTCTCAGCAAGTCCAGGTGGAAGCGGCACACCAGAATCCACACGGGAGAAAAACCCTTCACCTGCGCCCTGTGCGATAAAAGCTACACTCGAGAGTCCAATTTGAGACAGCACATCCGAACCCACACCGGCGAAAAACCTTACCTGTGCTCCGTTTGCGGTCAGAGATTTGTCAAAAAGAGACATTTGAGCGACCACGCCATCAAACACACCGGGGTGAAACCCTATCTGTGCTCGGTATGCGGTCAGGGTTTCACGCGGCAGGAATATTTCCGCATACACGCCAGGCAGCACACCGGGGAGAGACCGTACGCCTGTTCCGTCTGCGGGAAAAGCTTTAGCCAGCAGCAGTACTTTAAAGCGCACACAAGAATACACACGGGGGAGAAACCATTCGAATGCTCCATTTGTGGCCTGAAAGCCTCTCAAAGGGGGACGTTGACCAATCACATGCGAATACACACCGGAGAAAAGCCTTTTGCCTGTGCCGTTTGCGGCAAAAGGTTCACTCTCAAACAGTATTTGAGAACGCACGCCAAGACGCACAGTGGGGAAAAACCTCACAAGTGTTTGGTTTGCGGCCTGGCCTTCACTCAAAAGATGAGTTTGACCACGCACGTGCGAACGCACACCGGAGAAAAACCTTTCAACTGCGCCGTATGTGGCAAAGGATATACCACCAAGGGAAATTTAAGTAAACACGTCCAGACGCACGCTGAAGAAACCAATCGGGACTGTGCGCAGTAGTCGCTTTTTGGATGTCTCAAATAGTCCAAACGAGTTATTATGCTAGTGAAACACTTTTTATTTCAGCTGTATTCCACTTCTAGCCCCCTTTGGCCCCGGCAAATGGCATATTTCTGAATGCTTATTCGCTGCCACCCTGCCAcataaaatgtattggacatcttGACAAGTACAAATGGTGCCGCACATGCCTGGCGTTTCTTCGTAAAGATGCAGATGATGTCATTTTAATTCTGTATCGGTGGTCTCAGTTTTGGGGGCACACTGGTCAGTTAGCGTAGCATTTTGCAATACTATTAGTAAACTAGGCTTGAGAAATTCTGacctgttattgttgttgtttgtttaattaAAACTATTCAACAGTGCACAAAACTGATGAGATCATTATTTCCCATAGTGTAAAACAGAAAAGAGGCCAACCAAACATTTAAGACATTGAAAATATGTGTACGGGCGTCGTGGTCCGAAAGGAAAAGACCCAAACTCACGCATGCGCAGTCACAAACGTGTATGCGAGACCGGAATGGAGCTCGTCGAGCCTTCTCTGTTTAGCCTAGCTTAGTTTAATTTAGTCTGTCAGCTCAGAAAAAAAGACGCCACGTACGCGTGAAGAAAAAGTGGTGGACTAGCGGCGATGTCGTATTTTGGAATATATTCGTAAAGAGGAACGAGTTTTCTTGCACAGACGAGCTGGTTAGTTGATTTTGTTTGTCGGTGCTTTCAACAACTGCGCTAAAATAGCGGCGATGTGGCCTCActctttgtttgtttattttgcagTGTCTTAAAAGAGGTCGCCCGCGTGTAATATGGCTCTTGTGACTACAAGTACTTTGAACATTGTTCCCGGGGAGTGGGAACCTCCTCCCTCCCGATTCAATTCGCGATA
It encodes the following:
- the LOC144193942 gene encoding AP-2 complex subunit alpha-2-like isoform X1, translated to MPAVSKGDGMRGLAVFISDIRNCKSKEAEIKRINKELANIRSKFKGDKALDGYSKKKYVCKLLFIFLLGHDIDFGHMEAVNLLSSNKYTEKQIGYLFISVLVNSNSELISLINNGLRNDLNSRNPTFMNLALHCIANVGSREMAEAFASEVPRILVAGDTMDSVKQSAALCLLRLNKTSPDLVPVGEWTARVVHLLNDQHLGVVTAATSLIVRLAQKNPEDFKTAVSLAVARLSRIVTSAAIDLQDYTYYFVAAPWLSVKLLRLLQCYPPPEDTSLRSRLTECLETILNKAQEPPKSKKVQHSNAKNAVLFEAISLIIHHDSEPTLLVRACNQLGQFLQHRETNLRYLALESMCTLASSEFSHEAVKTHMDTVINALKTERDVSVRQRAVDLLYAMCDRSNAKQIVAEMLSYLENADYSIREEIVLKVAILAEKYAVDYTWYVDTILNLIRVAGDHVSEEVWYRVIQIVINRDDVQGYAAKTVFEALQAPACHENLLKVGGYILGEFGNLIAGDPRSSPLVQFRLLHSKFHLCSVSTRALLLSAYIKLINLFPEVKGTIQEVLRSDGQLRNADVELQQRAVEYLRLSSIATTDILATVLEEMPPFPERESSILAKLKKKKGGAGKVAVGVDDTRRPANGRPDHDDENGHPAVGQNSSAHALNDLLNLNSPPAAHSSLLIDVTSDAAPPDPAPDPASAFGPALDFTPEVSEESFGRFVCKNNGVLYENQLLQIGLKSEYRHNLGRMYVFFGNKTSIQFVGFSSWVSADDELRAHVDVHAKAVDPVVEAGAQVQQVLNIECVSEFSDAPLLNIHFRYGGAPQNMCVKLPVMLNKFLEPTQMTSQDFFQRWKQLGLPEQEVQKIFKPKHPMDTEAAKAKIVGFGVALLDGVDPNPANFVGAGVVHSKSSQVGCLLRLEPNTQAQMYRLTLRTSRGAVSQRLCHLLCQQF
- the LOC144193942 gene encoding AP-2 complex subunit alpha-2-like isoform X2, which translates into the protein MPAVSKGDGMRGLAVFISDIRNCKSKEAEIKRINKELANIRSKFKGDKALDGYSKKKYVCKLLFIFLLGHDIDFGHMEAVNLLSSNKYTEKQIGYLFISVLVNSNSELISLINNGLRNDLNSRNPTFMNLALHCIANVGSREMAEAFASEVPRILVAGDTMDSVKQSAALCLLRLNKTSPDLVPVGEWTARVVHLLNDQHLGVVTAATSLIVRLAQKNPEDFKTAVSLAVARLSRIVTSAAIDLQDYTYYFVAAPWLSVKLLRLLQCYPPPEDTSLRSRLTECLETILNKAQEPPKSKKVQHSNAKNAVLFEAISLIIHHDSEPTLLVRACNQLGQFLQHRETNLRYLALESMCTLASSEFSHEAVKTHMDTVINALKTERDVSVRQRAVDLLYAMCDRSNAKQIVAEMLSYLENADYSIREEIVLKVAILAEKYAVDYTWYVDTILNLIRVAGDHVSEEVWYRVIQIVINRDDVQGYAAKTVFEALQAPACHENLLKVGGYILGEFGNLIAGDPRSSPLVQFRLLHSKFHLCSVSTRALLLSAYIKLINLFPEVKGTIQEVLRSDGQLRNADVELQQRAVEYLRLSSIATTDILATVLEEMPPFPERESSILAKLKKKKGGAGKVAVGVDDTRRPANGRPDHDDENGHPAVGQNSSAHALNDLLNLNSPPAAHSSLLIDVTSDAAPPDPAPDPASAFGPALDFTPEVSEESFGRFVCKNNGVLYENQLLQIGLKSEYRHNLGRMYVFFGNKTSIQFVGFSSWFFFNL
- the LOC144193943 gene encoding uncharacterized protein LOC144193943, producing the protein MLAGEMLQKERKRRRFHELLRASLRQAGYTGAIIKNLRSAEASTSQVVPHITEDAISAEERADSPAEDNVGHVVPVEEIAFIQGEHVDAASVCRSETSPSTFQHFSSSTDSDVEDLHPERREQFALSHAVALPRDAVAVVDQEEDGGPRRDGAVGAGKKTFQCPFCDKSFLSKSRWKRHTRIHTGEKPFTCALCDKSYTRESNLRQHIRTHTGEKPYLCSVCGQRFVKKRHLSDHAIKHTGVKPYLCSVCGQGFTRQEYFRIHARQHTGERPYACSVCGKSFSQQQYFKAHTRIHTGEKPFECSICGLKASQRGTLTNHMRIHTGEKPFACAVCGKRFTLKQYLRTHAKTHSGEKPHKCLVCGLAFTQKMSLTTHVRTHTGEKPFNCAVCGKGYTTKGNLSKHVQTHAEETNRDCAQ